One window of Mesoplasma syrphidae genomic DNA carries:
- the rpsJ gene encoding 30S ribosomal protein S10, producing the protein MAEQKMKIKLKGYDHAIVDQSILKIIEAAEGTGAKVRGPIPLPTDKQIITILRAVHKYKDAREQFEMRTHKRLLEILNPTPTTMDVLKRVKLPSGVDIEIKL; encoded by the coding sequence ATGGCAGAACAAAAAATGAAAATCAAACTTAAAGGTTATGACCACGCAATCGTGGATCAAAGCATTTTAAAGATCATCGAAGCTGCTGAAGGAACTGGAGCCAAAGTTAGAGGGCCAATTCCTTTACCAACAGATAAGCAAATCATTACAATTCTTAGAGCTGTTCATAAGTACAAAGATGCTCGTGAACAATTCGAAATGAGAACTCACAAAAGATTATTAGAAATTTTAAATCCAACACCTACAACAATGGATGTTTTAAAAAGAGTAAAACTACCAAGTGGTGTTGATATTGAAATTAAACTTTAA
- the rplC gene encoding 50S ribosomal protein L3 has translation MKGILGRKVEMTQIFTENGKLVPVTVVEVLPNTVLQVKSLGSDGYVATQLGVQDKRTNLVNKPETGHFKKAGSAPKRFVKEIRNMEGFTFGQEIKAEDIFTSGEYVDVTGISKGKGFAGAIKRHNYSRGPMGHGSGYHRGIGSMGAIINRIFKSKKMAGHMGHQKVTIQNLEVVAIDSLNNLMLIKGSIPGPKNQFVQIKQNVKGLKALTAATLLNRNAKVETPVVETVAEEA, from the coding sequence ATGAAAGGAATCTTAGGACGTAAGGTAGAAATGACACAAATCTTTACTGAAAACGGGAAATTAGTTCCAGTTACAGTAGTTGAAGTTTTACCAAATACAGTTTTACAAGTTAAATCTTTAGGGTCAGACGGTTACGTTGCAACTCAATTAGGAGTTCAAGACAAAAGAACTAATTTAGTAAATAAACCTGAAACAGGACACTTTAAAAAAGCTGGTTCAGCACCTAAGCGCTTCGTAAAAGAAATCAGAAACATGGAAGGTTTCACATTCGGTCAAGAAATTAAAGCCGAAGATATCTTCACTTCTGGTGAATACGTTGACGTTACAGGTATATCAAAAGGAAAAGGATTTGCAGGAGCAATCAAGAGACATAATTATTCACGTGGACCAATGGGACACGGATCAGGGTACCACCGTGGTATTGGATCAATGGGTGCAATTATTAACCGTATCTTCAAATCTAAAAAAATGGCTGGTCACATGGGACACCAAAAAGTTACAATTCAGAACTTAGAAGTTGTAGCAATTGATTCATTAAACAACTTAATGTTAATCAAAGGATCAATTCCAGGACCAAAAAACCAATTTGTTCAAATCAAACAAAACGTTAAAGGGTTAAAAGCTTTAACAGCAGCTACATTATTAAACAGAAATGCTAAGGTTGAAACTCCAGTAGTTGAAACAGTAGCTGAAGAAGCATAG
- the rplD gene encoding 50S ribosomal protein L4: MNLKVLNVKGAEVKDITLNDNVWGIEPHQQAIYDTVVSQQAALRQGTKKTKTRAEVSGGGRKPWKQKGTGRARQGSIRAPQWRGGGVAFGPTPDINYKKSVNKKVKALAFRSALSLKAKESNLVIVDKFEFSKPSTKEMLEVMKNLKIDNQKTLIITKEKEMLVIKSANNISKLKTLPANQINMFDILNANKLVMTEEAALAVEGVYA, translated from the coding sequence ATGAACTTAAAAGTATTAAACGTTAAAGGTGCTGAAGTAAAAGACATCACTTTAAATGACAATGTTTGAGGAATTGAACCTCACCAACAAGCAATTTACGATACGGTAGTATCACAACAAGCTGCATTAAGACAAGGAACAAAGAAAACAAAAACTCGTGCTGAAGTTTCAGGAGGGGGACGTAAACCTTGAAAACAAAAAGGTACAGGTCGTGCTCGTCAAGGATCAATCAGAGCACCTCAATGAAGAGGTGGAGGGGTTGCGTTTGGGCCAACACCAGACATTAACTACAAAAAATCTGTAAACAAAAAAGTTAAAGCATTAGCTTTCAGATCGGCTTTATCTTTAAAAGCTAAAGAAAGCAATCTTGTAATCGTCGATAAATTTGAATTTTCAAAACCATCTACTAAGGAAATGTTAGAAGTTATGAAAAACCTAAAAATTGACAACCAAAAAACATTAATTATTACTAAAGAAAAAGAAATGTTAGTAATCAAATCTGCAAATAACATTAGCAAACTTAAAACATTACCTGCTAACCAAATTAACATGTTTGATATTCTAAATGCTAATAAATTAGTAATGACAGAAGAAGCTGCTTTAGCAGTTGAGGGGGTATACGCATAA
- the rplW gene encoding 50S ribosomal protein L23, with translation MHLTEVIKKPILTEKSFVGHANGVYTFIVDKKANKVTIKKTFEEIFQTQVASVRTMNCDGKEKRMGKFVGKTNAYKKAIITLKEGQTLDVLNDL, from the coding sequence ATGCATTTAACAGAAGTAATTAAAAAACCAATTTTAACTGAAAAATCTTTTGTTGGTCATGCTAATGGTGTATATACATTCATCGTTGATAAAAAAGCTAACAAAGTAACAATTAAAAAAACTTTTGAAGAAATTTTCCAAACACAAGTTGCATCAGTAAGAACTATGAATTGTGATGGAAAAGAAAAAAGAATGGGTAAATTTGTAGGTAAAACAAACGCTTACAAAAAAGCAATTATCACTTTAAAAGAAGGTCAAACATTAGACGTATTAAATGACTTATAG
- the rplB gene encoding 50S ribosomal protein L2, with protein MAIKKYKPTTNGRRNMTTIDYSKILTTDTPEKSLVSSLSQKAGRNNRGVITTRHKGGGHKRKYRIIDFKRNKLDVVGTIATIEYDPNRNAFISLVKYMDGEKRYILFAKGMEVGMKIVASENADIKIGNAAPLKNIPEGTLVHNVELKPGKGGQMARSAGSKVQILGKDDEGKYVTLRLASGEVRKVLAECFATIGEVGNEEYNLINWGKAGRNRWRGIRPTVRGSVMNPNDHPHGGGEGRTPIGRKNPVTPWGKTALGVKTRNKKKASTKLIVRRRTK; from the coding sequence ATGGCAATTAAAAAGTATAAGCCTACGACAAATGGTCGTAGAAATATGACAACTATTGATTACAGCAAAATCTTAACAACAGATACACCTGAAAAATCATTAGTTAGTTCATTAAGCCAAAAAGCCGGAAGAAATAACCGCGGAGTAATTACAACTCGCCACAAGGGTGGAGGACACAAACGTAAATACCGTATTATTGATTTCAAAAGAAATAAATTAGATGTAGTTGGAACAATCGCAACTATTGAATACGATCCAAATAGAAACGCATTCATTTCATTAGTAAAATATATGGACGGAGAAAAACGTTACATCTTATTTGCTAAAGGAATGGAAGTAGGAATGAAAATTGTGGCATCAGAAAATGCTGATATTAAAATTGGTAATGCTGCACCATTAAAAAACATTCCTGAAGGAACTTTAGTTCACAATGTGGAGTTAAAACCTGGTAAGGGTGGACAAATGGCTCGTTCTGCGGGATCAAAAGTTCAAATTCTTGGTAAAGACGATGAAGGTAAGTATGTTACTTTGCGTTTAGCATCAGGAGAAGTTAGAAAAGTTTTAGCTGAATGTTTTGCAACAATTGGAGAAGTTGGTAACGAAGAATACAACTTGATCAATTGAGGTAAAGCTGGACGTAACCGTTGAAGAGGTATCCGTCCAACTGTTCGTGGATCAGTTATGAACCCGAATGACCACCCACACGGAGGGGGAGAAGGACGTACACCAATTGGACGTAAGAACCCAGTAACTCCATGAGGAAAAACTGCATTGGGAGTTAAAACTCGTAACAAGAAAAAAGCAAGTACAAAATTAATCGTAAGAAGACGTACTAAATAG
- the rpsS gene encoding 30S ribosomal protein S19 codes for MARSLKKGPFVDEHLFKKVETMGKNEVIKTWSRRSTIFPEFIGRTFGVYNGKEFIPVYVTEDMVGHKLGEFAPTRKFGGHGDDKKK; via the coding sequence ATGGCAAGATCATTAAAAAAAGGACCTTTTGTTGATGAACACTTATTTAAAAAAGTGGAAACAATGGGGAAAAATGAAGTTATTAAAACTTGATCACGTAGATCAACTATTTTCCCTGAATTCATCGGAAGAACTTTCGGTGTGTACAATGGAAAAGAATTTATTCCAGTATACGTGACTGAAGATATGGTTGGACACAAATTAGGTGAATTTGCTCCAACTCGTAAATTCGGTGGTCACGGCGATGACAAGAAAAAATAG
- the rplV gene encoding 50S ribosomal protein L22, with translation MEAKAQLNMIRISPRKVRLVVDTIRNKSVAQAVAVLQNLDKVSAEPILKLLNSAIANAVNNNGMEADKLFVKTVYVNEGPTLKRFRPRAHGRAYEILKRTSHITLIVSDVRN, from the coding sequence ATGGAAGCAAAAGCACAATTAAATATGATTCGTATCTCACCTAGAAAAGTTAGACTAGTTGTCGATACAATCAGAAATAAATCAGTGGCACAAGCTGTAGCAGTTTTACAAAACTTAGATAAAGTTTCAGCTGAGCCAATTTTAAAATTATTAAATTCAGCTATTGCAAACGCTGTTAATAACAACGGAATGGAAGCTGATAAATTGTTTGTTAAAACAGTTTACGTAAATGAGGGTCCAACTTTAAAACGTTTTAGACCAAGAGCTCACGGTAGAGCATACGAAATTTTAAAAAGAACAAGTCACATTACATTAATTGTAAGTGATGTTAGAAACTAG
- the rpsC gene encoding 30S ribosomal protein S3 codes for MGQKVSPNVLRLGIVRDWENRWYAEKGQYVTWLNQDIKIRETVLKLLKDAAVAKVDIERTSADLTLIIKTARPAIVLGAEGKNIQNITLAVKKTVKDKNLVVNVKVIEIKNPDTDATLVARWIGEQITNRASFRTVQKLAIRKALKAGVKGIKTSVSGRLGGVEMARTEGYLEGSVPLSTLRSNIDYALYEAATTYGQIGVKVWINHGEVLGNNHNYDRVMERPRYNKGGKR; via the coding sequence ATGGGACAAAAAGTATCACCAAACGTTTTACGTTTAGGAATCGTTAGAGATTGAGAAAATAGATGATATGCTGAAAAAGGACAATATGTAACTTGATTAAATCAAGATATTAAAATCCGTGAAACAGTTTTAAAATTATTAAAAGATGCAGCAGTTGCAAAAGTTGATATTGAAAGAACTTCAGCAGATTTAACTTTAATCATTAAAACTGCTCGTCCAGCGATTGTTTTAGGAGCAGAAGGTAAAAATATTCAAAATATTACTTTGGCTGTGAAAAAAACAGTTAAAGACAAAAACTTAGTTGTTAATGTAAAAGTTATTGAAATTAAAAATCCAGATACTGATGCAACATTGGTAGCTCGTTGAATTGGAGAACAAATCACAAACCGTGCTTCATTTAGAACAGTTCAAAAATTAGCTATTAGAAAAGCATTAAAAGCTGGTGTTAAAGGAATCAAAACATCCGTAAGTGGACGTTTAGGAGGAGTTGAAATGGCTCGTACTGAAGGTTACTTAGAGGGATCAGTTCCATTATCAACATTAAGATCAAACATTGATTACGCATTGTATGAAGCTGCAACTACATATGGTCAAATCGGAGTTAAAGTTTGAATTAACCACGGAGAAGTTTTAGGAAACAACCACAACTACGATAGAGTTATGGAAAGACCTAGATACAACAAAGGAGGTAAAAGATAA
- the rplP gene encoding 50S ribosomal protein L16, which produces MLMPKRTKYRKPHRVSYEGKAKGAKEINFGEFGLMALDGAWIDNHQIEAARIAMTRFMKRDGKIWMRIFPHMSMTKKPAEVRMGSGKGNPEKWVAVVKTGTVMFEIAGVSEETAREALRLAMHKLPIRCKFVKRGEE; this is translated from the coding sequence ATGTTAATGCCAAAAAGAACTAAATATCGTAAACCTCATAGAGTTAGTTATGAAGGAAAAGCTAAAGGGGCAAAAGAAATCAACTTTGGTGAATTTGGATTAATGGCATTGGATGGTGCTTGAATTGACAACCACCAAATCGAAGCTGCGCGTATTGCGATGACTCGTTTTATGAAACGTGATGGAAAAATCTGAATGAGAATATTTCCACATATGTCAATGACAAAAAAACCTGCTGAAGTTAGAATGGGATCTGGAAAAGGGAACCCTGAAAAATGAGTAGCAGTTGTAAAAACAGGAACAGTAATGTTCGAAATTGCTGGAGTAAGTGAAGAAACAGCACGTGAGGCGTTAAGATTAGCAATGCACAAACTACCAATTCGTTGTAAATTTGTTAAAAGAGGTGAAGAATAA
- the rpmC gene encoding 50S ribosomal protein L29, whose product MGKSNQITDLRNLSVEELIKTGEGKRAELFALKFQAAVGSLEQTHRIKEIKKEIARIELVLSEKRLAGENTNQTIKADYGQAVAEAEKSGKEVRAKQRKMIEDMQAEQFGTSVDEDSIAAAMANAAEAEGDAE is encoded by the coding sequence ATGGGTAAATCAAATCAAATCACAGATTTAAGAAATTTATCTGTTGAAGAACTAATCAAAACTGGTGAAGGAAAAAGAGCAGAATTATTTGCCCTAAAATTTCAAGCAGCAGTTGGGAGTTTAGAACAAACTCACCGTATTAAAGAAATTAAAAAAGAAATTGCAAGAATTGAATTAGTATTATCTGAAAAACGCCTAGCAGGTGAAAATACAAATCAAACTATTAAAGCTGATTATGGTCAAGCAGTTGCTGAAGCCGAAAAATCAGGAAAAGAAGTAAGAGCTAAACAACGTAAAATGATCGAAGACATGCAAGCAGAACAATTTGGAACTTCAGTTGATGAAGATTCAATCGCTGCTGCAATGGCAAATGCAGCCGAAGCAGAAGGAGACGCAGAATAA
- the rpsQ gene encoding 30S ribosomal protein S17: MMERNSRKVLVGKVVSDKMDKTITVLVETYKNHPIYKKRVKYSKKYKAHDEQQIARMGDKVEIMETRPLSATKNFRLVKVVEKAVL; this comes from the coding sequence ATAATGGAAAGAAATAGCCGTAAAGTACTAGTTGGTAAAGTAGTATCTGATAAAATGGATAAAACTATTACTGTCTTAGTTGAAACATACAAAAACCACCCAATTTATAAAAAACGTGTTAAATATTCAAAAAAATATAAAGCACACGATGAACAACAAATCGCTCGTATGGGAGATAAAGTTGAAATTATGGAAACACGTCCTTTATCAGCAACTAAAAACTTTAGATTAGTTAAAGTTGTCGAAAAAGCTGTTCTTTAA
- the rplN gene encoding 50S ribosomal protein L14, translating into MIQNLSVLKVADNSGAKEVRVIRNLGGSVRKFTGIGDIVVCSVIAAAPGGAVKKGQVVKAVIVRTKRELRREDGTYIKFSENAVVLVKDDKNPRGTRIFGPIAREIKDAGFVKIASLAPEVL; encoded by the coding sequence ATGATTCAAAACTTATCCGTATTAAAAGTAGCTGACAACTCAGGTGCTAAAGAAGTTCGTGTAATTCGTAATTTAGGTGGATCAGTGAGAAAATTCACTGGTATTGGTGACATTGTTGTTTGTTCAGTTATCGCTGCTGCTCCTGGAGGAGCTGTTAAAAAAGGTCAAGTTGTTAAAGCTGTTATTGTTAGAACAAAACGTGAGTTAAGAAGAGAAGATGGAACATATATCAAATTCTCAGAAAACGCTGTTGTGTTAGTAAAAGATGATAAAAACCCACGTGGAACACGTATTTTCGGTCCAATTGCACGTGAAATTAAAGACGCTGGATTTGTAAAAATTGCATCTCTAGCTCCAGAAGTATTATAG
- the rplX gene encoding 50S ribosomal protein L24: protein MTKSKILKGDVVKIIAGSHKGEVGPITHITKDKKWVSVQGINVLKHVKPSQTDTEGGIKEIPAKINISNVALQDPKTKDLTTKIGYEIVDGKKVRVARKSQQHIKAVK, encoded by the coding sequence ATGACTAAATCAAAAATCTTAAAAGGTGATGTTGTTAAAATTATCGCTGGTTCACACAAAGGTGAAGTAGGACCAATCACTCACATTACTAAAGACAAAAAATGAGTTTCAGTTCAAGGAATTAATGTTTTAAAACATGTTAAACCTTCACAAACTGATACTGAAGGAGGAATTAAAGAAATTCCTGCTAAAATTAATATTTCAAACGTAGCATTACAAGATCCAAAAACAAAGGACTTAACAACAAAAATAGGTTATGAAATTGTTGATGGAAAAAAAGTTCGTGTAGCGAGAAAATCTCAGCAACACATTAAAGCTGTTAAATAA
- the rplE gene encoding 50S ribosomal protein L5 encodes MKSRLQTKYTAEIVPALFKEQEYKSVMQVPKLTKIVINMGVGEATTDPKKLDMAVAELELIAGQRPLVTKAKKSLAVFKLREGMPIGTKVTLRGKRMYDFLDRLVNVSLPRVRDFKGVSKTSFDGFGNYTLGIKEQIIFPEIDYDKVQKLRGMDITVVTTAKTNEEAFALLEKFGMPFQK; translated from the coding sequence ATGAAATCAAGATTACAAACTAAATATACTGCTGAAATTGTTCCTGCTTTATTTAAAGAGCAAGAATATAAATCAGTAATGCAAGTTCCCAAATTAACAAAAATTGTTATTAATATGGGAGTCGGAGAAGCAACAACAGATCCTAAGAAATTAGATATGGCAGTTGCTGAACTAGAATTAATCGCTGGTCAAAGACCATTGGTTACAAAAGCTAAAAAATCTTTAGCTGTATTTAAATTAAGAGAAGGAATGCCAATTGGTACAAAAGTTACTCTAAGAGGGAAAAGAATGTATGATTTCTTAGACCGTTTAGTTAACGTTTCATTGCCACGTGTGCGTGACTTCAAAGGGGTTTCAAAAACATCATTCGATGGATTTGGAAACTACACTCTAGGAATTAAAGAACAAATCATTTTCCCTGAAATTGATTATGATAAAGTTCAAAAACTTCGTGGAATGGATATTACTGTCGTAACAACTGCTAAAACAAATGAAGAGGCTTTCGCATTACTTGAAAAATTCGGAATGCCTTTCCAGAAATAA
- a CDS encoding type Z 30S ribosomal protein S14, translating to MAKKSLKVKQAKHQKFGVRSYTRCNQCGRPHAVLKKFGICRLCFRKYAYEGQIPGIRKASW from the coding sequence ATGGCTAAAAAATCATTAAAAGTTAAACAAGCTAAACACCAAAAGTTTGGTGTTAGAAGTTACACTCGTTGTAACCAATGTGGTAGACCACATGCTGTGCTGAAAAAATTTGGAATTTGCCGTCTATGCTTTAGAAAATATGCATATGAAGGTCAAATCCCTGGTATTAGAAAAGCATCTTGATAA
- the rpsH gene encoding 30S ribosomal protein S8: MTTDVIADMLTRIRNANQRYLKTVSMPGSKMKLEIARILKEEGFISDFIVEGEAKKTITITLKYQGKTRVIQGLKKISKPGLRVYAPANEIPQVLNGLGIAVVSTSKGIMTDKQARSTQVGGEVLAFIW, encoded by the coding sequence ATGACTACAGACGTAATTGCAGATATGCTTACTAGAATTCGTAATGCTAACCAAAGATACTTAAAAACTGTAAGTATGCCAGGAAGCAAAATGAAGCTAGAAATCGCAAGAATTTTAAAAGAAGAAGGGTTCATTTCAGATTTCATCGTTGAGGGTGAAGCTAAAAAAACTATTACTATAACATTAAAATATCAAGGTAAAACAAGAGTTATTCAAGGACTTAAAAAGATCTCAAAACCAGGATTAAGAGTTTATGCACCAGCAAATGAAATCCCACAAGTATTAAATGGATTAGGAATCGCAGTAGTATCAACATCAAAAGGAATCATGACAGATAAACAAGCACGCTCAACCCAAGTTGGTGGAGAAGTGTTAGCGTTTATTTGATAG
- the rplF gene encoding 50S ribosomal protein L6 produces the protein MSRIGNRILAIPAGVEITIADDNTVTIKGSKGTLVQKFAKVITINVEDGNVTTTRANEAKHTKQLHGTTNSLLQGMLTGVSEGFKKELQIIGVGYKAALNGNNLNLALGFSHPVNYTIPEGITVEVPKPTEVIISGIDKQLVGEVAANIRAYRKPEPYKGKGVRYKDEYIIRKEGKAAGK, from the coding sequence ATGTCACGTATAGGAAACAGAATATTAGCAATCCCTGCCGGTGTTGAAATTACAATAGCAGACGATAACACAGTAACAATTAAGGGCTCAAAAGGAACATTAGTTCAAAAATTTGCTAAAGTTATTACAATTAATGTTGAAGACGGAAATGTAACAACAACTAGAGCAAACGAAGCAAAACATACGAAACAATTGCATGGAACAACAAACTCATTACTGCAAGGAATGTTAACTGGGGTAAGTGAAGGATTTAAAAAAGAATTACAAATTATCGGAGTTGGATATAAAGCTGCTTTAAATGGTAATAACTTAAACTTAGCTTTAGGATTCTCACACCCAGTAAACTATACAATTCCTGAAGGAATTACAGTTGAAGTTCCAAAACCAACTGAAGTTATCATTTCAGGGATTGATAAACAATTAGTTGGTGAAGTAGCAGCAAACATTAGAGCATACAGAAAACCAGAACCATACAAAGGTAAAGGAGTTCGTTACAAAGATGAATACATTATTAGAAAAGAAGGAAAAGCAGCTGGTAAATAA
- the rplR gene encoding 50S ribosomal protein L18, translating into MKFTKAESRKRRHFRVRNKISGTTSRPRLNVFKSNTNFYAQIIDDTTGVTLVSASTLKMDLNSKSNAEAAIKVAEEITKLALSKNIEEVVFDRGGYLYHGKVKAFAEAARANGLKF; encoded by the coding sequence ATGAAATTTACAAAAGCAGAATCAAGAAAAAGAAGACACTTCCGAGTAAGAAACAAAATTTCTGGAACTACTTCAAGACCAAGACTAAATGTATTCAAATCAAACACAAACTTTTATGCTCAAATTATCGATGATACAACTGGAGTTACACTTGTATCAGCATCTACTTTAAAAATGGATTTAAATTCTAAATCAAATGCTGAAGCAGCAATCAAAGTTGCTGAGGAAATTACAAAATTAGCATTATCAAAAAATATCGAAGAAGTTGTCTTCGATCGTGGTGGATACTTATACCATGGTAAAGTAAAAGCTTTTGCAGAAGCTGCAAGAGCAAATGGATTGAAATTCTAG
- the rpsE gene encoding 30S ribosomal protein S5 has translation MTTENTTIEVAATATKTVETPNARPEGKKFDRRNAKPRNNNRRFEKVKDDFEEKVVTIRRVTKVTKGGRHFRFAAVVVVGNKKGQVGMGTGKANEVPEAIKKAIKEARKNLVTVSLRGTTVPHEVLGSFGAGKVLIKPAKEGTGVIAGGPARAVIELAGIADIYAKSLGRNTPINMIRATLDGLTKMQTAQRVQELRYGKAPKKANPTNTKVEEAKAA, from the coding sequence ATGACTACAGAAAATACAACAATTGAAGTAGCAGCAACAGCTACAAAAACAGTCGAAACTCCTAATGCTCGTCCAGAAGGAAAAAAATTCGATAGAAGAAATGCTAAACCAAGAAACAACAACCGTCGTTTTGAAAAAGTGAAAGATGACTTTGAAGAAAAAGTAGTAACAATTAGACGTGTTACTAAAGTTACCAAAGGTGGACGTCACTTTAGATTTGCAGCCGTAGTTGTGGTTGGAAATAAAAAAGGTCAAGTTGGAATGGGAACTGGTAAAGCTAACGAAGTTCCTGAGGCAATTAAAAAGGCAATTAAAGAAGCTCGTAAGAATCTTGTGACAGTATCATTAAGAGGAACAACTGTACCGCATGAGGTTTTAGGATCATTTGGAGCTGGTAAAGTATTAATTAAGCCAGCTAAAGAGGGAACAGGAGTTATTGCTGGGGGACCTGCACGTGCTGTTATTGAATTAGCAGGAATTGCAGATATTTATGCAAAATCATTAGGACGTAATACTCCAATTAACATGATTCGTGCAACTCTTGACGGTTTAACAAAAATGCAAACTGCTCAACGAGTACAAGAATTACGTTATGGGAAAGCTCCTAAAAAAGCTAACCCAACAAATACAAAAGTAGAAGAAGCTAAAGCAGCTTAA
- the rplO gene encoding 50S ribosomal protein L15, translating into MKLHELKYTEGSKKDATRVGRGMASGKGKTSTRGHKGQNSRSGGGVRPGFEGGQTPLFRRLPKIGFTSRNQKEFVLLNLSDLEKLGLTIVDHSTLISAKIIKNDKQLVKVLGNGTLTKVINVKVNKISQAAKEAIEKLGGTAEVI; encoded by the coding sequence ATGAAATTACATGAATTAAAATATACTGAAGGTAGTAAAAAAGATGCTACTCGTGTAGGTAGAGGAATGGCTTCTGGAAAAGGTAAAACTTCTACTAGAGGTCACAAAGGACAAAATTCACGTTCTGGTGGTGGAGTACGCCCAGGATTTGAAGGAGGGCAAACTCCTTTATTCAGAAGACTTCCTAAAATTGGATTTACTTCACGTAATCAAAAAGAGTTTGTATTATTAAATTTGTCAGACTTAGAAAAATTAGGATTAACAATTGTTGACCATTCAACACTAATTAGTGCTAAAATTATTAAGAATGATAAACAATTAGTTAAAGTTTTAGGAAACGGAACTTTGACTAAAGTTATTAATGTCAAAGTTAACAAAATTTCTCAAGCAGCTAAAGAAGCAATTGAGAAACTTGGGGGAACTGCAGAGGTGATTTAG